Proteins encoded together in one Candidatus Binatia bacterium window:
- a CDS encoding TIGR00730 family Rossman fold protein, with protein sequence MADDRLPPTRVAHWPRRSGSGTERRFLEGPASRLAELRRAIGIFVEFIRGFRKLHFVGPCVTVFGSARFPENHRYYALGRATGAELARAGYTVMTGGGPGIMEAANRGAKDVGGCSIGCNIVLPREQRPNPYLDLMLEFRHFFVRKVMLVKYSQAFIALPGGLGTMDEIFETLTLIQTDKILDFPVVLMGRDYWSPLVAWLRDKMVSESTIGVEDLELMTLTDSPEEAVQMIVERTREKTQRAREVAETSLPILGEKPPMRGAA encoded by the coding sequence GTGGCTGACGACAGGCTGCCGCCCACCCGGGTGGCGCACTGGCCACGGCGCAGCGGCAGCGGCACCGAGCGGCGCTTCCTCGAAGGTCCGGCGTCGCGCCTCGCCGAGCTGCGGCGCGCGATCGGGATCTTCGTCGAGTTCATCCGCGGCTTCCGCAAGCTGCACTTCGTCGGTCCGTGCGTCACGGTGTTCGGCTCGGCGCGCTTTCCCGAGAATCACCGCTACTACGCGCTCGGACGCGCGACCGGCGCCGAGCTCGCGCGCGCCGGCTACACCGTCATGACCGGCGGCGGACCCGGCATCATGGAGGCCGCGAACCGCGGCGCGAAGGACGTCGGCGGCTGCTCGATCGGCTGCAACATCGTGCTCCCGCGCGAGCAGCGACCGAACCCCTACCTCGACCTGATGCTCGAGTTCCGCCACTTCTTCGTGCGCAAGGTGATGCTCGTCAAGTATTCGCAAGCGTTCATCGCCCTGCCCGGCGGACTCGGCACGATGGACGAGATCTTCGAAACCTTGACCCTCATCCAGACGGACAAGATACTCGACTTCCCCGTGGTCCTGATGGGACGCGACTACTGGTCGCCGCTGGTCGCGTGGCTGCGCGACAAGATGGTTTCCGAGAGCACGATCGGCGTCGAGGACCTCGAGCTCATGACCCTGACCGACTCGCCGGAGGAAGCAGTCCAGATGATCGTCGAACGTACGCGCGAGAAGACGCAACGCGCACGCGAGGTCGCAGAGACGTCGCTGCCGATCCTCGGCGAGAAGCCGCCCATGCGTGGGGCGGCGTGA